One Clavelina lepadiformis chromosome 1, kaClaLepa1.1, whole genome shotgun sequence genomic region harbors:
- the LOC143468184 gene encoding uncharacterized protein LOC143468184, with the protein MNSYRSVKLKLPRLHEGNTSGASSSDTFSRYQLSFVALPSLSSSVVGRTSLSRNSDVTHTLQRPVPLPTSLASLSGSGNYLNESDVAGAADEIQSTSSKNSSTSNVAAMTSGGKSSRLSEPRDGDGLLFRPFFPPEASKNEDVLSDVGVNAKCSSISAKITPQSSKPTSEGADPEQANKAEIFKCKFCDRTFSYHCHLRVHERVHTGEKPFPCKFCSTQFSQLGSLTVHMRIHTGEKPYICGICSKRFRHINSLRRHQRQVHSNGTEGHLSDTTNEDKNDGFKQLVQYRKTKPKYLPPIPFQHFHDGLSHDKNHNRTPFFYVDFPNSNGGIRSGVIWKSSVPSLTSSSFLSSNAVSVSSYCSDVASYSRAMALKHANFSCSPKQHLPEDQRKINLQLKSEGQTKLKKPDDQKPAKESKSIFTSIKRLLNTDKSKLDSKASKISCKSGLPSRNDDKRSKRSSSDEGFSGSDAEESKTTAKGFKNGEESKGHSSSNNCPHGMAVLSAKDLRKWSNDSGFLSCV; encoded by the exons ATGAACTCCTACCGAAGCGTAAAGTTAAAGCTACCCAGGCTGCATGAAGGCAACACCTCAGGTGCGAGCAGTTCCGACACATTTTCCCGGTACCAGTTATCTTTTGTCGCCCTTCCCTCTTTATCATCTTCAGTTGTTGGTCGCACGTCATTGTCGCGTAATTCTGACGTCACACACACATTACAACGTCCGGTTCCATTACCTACAAGCTTAGCTTCGTTGTCAGGAAGTGGTAATTACTTAAACGAGAGTGACGTAGCTGGAGCTGCCGATGAAATCCAAAGCACATCCTCAAAGAACTCTTCCACTTCAAACGTCGCTGCAATGACATCTGGCGGAAAATCATCCAGACTTTCCGAACCACGCGATGGCGACGGATTGTTGTTTCGTCCTTTCTTTCCACCGGAAGCAAGCAAAAATGAAGATGTGTTGTCAGATGTCGGCGTAAATGCCAAATGTTCTTCAATAAGTGCCAAAATTACGCCACAATCCTCTAAACCTACTTCAGAGGGCGCTGATCCCGAGCAAGCCAACAAAGCAGAAATCttcaaatgcaaattttgcgACCGGACATTCTCCTACCACTGCCATCTTCGAGTCCATGAAAGA GTACACACAGGAGAAAAACCATTTCCGTGCAAGTTCTGTTCCACCCAGTTTAGCCAACTTGGCTCTCTCACAGTTCATATGAGGATTCACACCGGAGAAAAACCATACATTTGCGGGATCTGCTCAAAGCGCTTCAGGCATATCAACAGTCTCAGAAGACATCAGAGACAG GTGCACTCAAATGGGACAGAAGGTCATTTGAGTGATACCACCAATGAAGACAAAAACGACGGTTTTAAGCAGTTGGTGCAATACCGCAAAACAAAGCCAAAGTATCTTCCTCCAATTCCATTTCAACATTTCCATGATGGGTTAAGTCACGACAAAAACCACAACCGTACTCCGTTTTTCTATGTTGACTTTCCAAACAGCAATGGTGGCATTAGAAGTGGAGTTATTTGGAAATCGTCTGTGCCAAGCCTGACCTCAAGCTCCTTTTTAAGTTCAAACGCTGTTAGCGTGTCTTCTTATTGTAGTGACGTGGCCTCGTACAGTCGTGCCATGGCTCTGAAACATGCCAATTTCTCATGCAGCCCCAAACAGCATCTTCCTGAAgatcaaagaaaaattaactTGCAACTGAAGAGCGAAGGCCAAACAAAGCTGAAGAAACCGGATGACCAGAAACCGGCCAAAGAGTCAAAAAGCATTTTCACATCAATCAAACGCTTGCTCAACACCGACAAGTCAAAACTGGATTCGAAAGCTTCTAAGATTAGCTGTAAAAGCGGATTGCCATCGAGAAATGACGACAAACGAAGCAAACGCAGTTCAAGTGATGAAGGATTTTCCGGAAGTGACGCTGAAGAGAGCAAGACCACTGCAAAAGGTTTCAAAAACGGGGAAGAGTCAAAAGGCCATTCATCAAGTAATAATTGCCCCCATGGTATGGCAGTATTGTCTGCAAAAGATCTTCGAAAGTGGTCCAACGACTCTGGATTCTTGTCTTGTGTTTAG
- the LOC143468015 gene encoding properdin-like isoform X1, with translation MKGTVASALCFLMAVQSCIGCHTYITVRRKRQAEESTEPEAEVERTRFLRDYFTACLEDVIDPTAIGSDLDWRSNVDFSVLDSVWYDNTANLDCGFGQTEDCWKDILIRFLEPSSALLPFVRRCIDDYAVDVRRNDDVLQHTLQLARKRRQAVSDIGENGYSSCLGGSVIHEEMERDDLDFDRLADFIRLHTANQTCRTTENIPDRSWPSRFVVLTRTDSNLRRSLRVCGQRFFPQDFPSPRPPGRSGQDDASWAVWAVWSSCSSTCGGGIRDRERMCLYRGREDSPLPPSLCLCYLESLGRIIDEDDKQEEPCNTDTCDAPENFSWTPWLSYSACTATSCGTRGTQARTRNCVNEGGNNVSARFCEGESTEVRICNAPPCLPTVAYWGQWSTYTPCSFICGSNGTQTRKRDCLVGETVASASLCDRNQVGDISEESRTCPGSPCPAWRVWSSYGACSVTCGEGTQSRTRRCIDPAINQELNPSSCEGLSTERRTCRGRPCLPTGANWGQWSLFTVCSVTCGPGGTQTRERVCSINGQNIVRPSLCPGIPSQDRSCNGPPCGPAAAWGQWGPYSTCSVTCGRGTQIRTRQCIDPSTGRALNPINCDRDGRSGSLPCVFPPCSIVQKRYSPWTPWGLCTRTCGPDATRIRHRCVLTSANRCGEVEREVESCQDVALFCFE, from the exons ATGAAAGGAACGGTGGCCTCTGCACTCTGCTTTCTCATGGCAGTGCAGTCCTGTATAG GTTGCCACACTTATATAACCGTGAGAAGAAAGAGACAAGCAGAAGAGAGCACGGAACCGGAAGCGGAAGTGGAACGAACACGTTTTCTCAGGGATTACTTCACAGCATGCTTAGAAGATGTG ATTGATCCTACAGCAATTGGTTCTGACTTGGACTGGCGAAGTAATGTTGACTTCAGCGTCTTGGACTCGGTCTGGTACGACAACACCGCCAACCTAGATTGCGG GTTTGGGCAGACCGAAGATTGTTGGAAAGACATTCTTATTCGCTTCCTTGAGCCTTCGTCAGCTCTTCTTCCATTCGTTCGACGATGCATCGATGATTACGCTGTAGATGTGAGAAGGAATGATG acGTCCTACAGCACACGTTGCAGCTTGCTCGAAAGCGCCGTCAAGCGGTGAGTGATATTGGAGAAAATGGTTACTCGTCTTGCTTGGGCGGTTCCGTTATTCATGAGGAAATGGAACGGGACGACCTTGACTTTGACCGACTGGCGGATTTCATTCGTCTTCATACCGCGAATCA gacATGCCGTACCACTGAGAATATCCCTGACCGCAGCTGGCCCAGCAGGTTTGTCGTCCTCACAAGAACCGACTCAAACTTGAGACGGTCTTTAAGGGTGTGTGGGCAAAGGTTTTTCCCCCAAG ATTTTCCTTCTCCTAGGCCACCTGGCCGTTCAGGACAGGACGACGCTTCATGGGCGGTCTGGGCGGTGTGGAGCTCTTGCTCCTCTACTTGCGGGGGAGGGATCAGGGACCGGGAGCGTATGTGTCTTTATCGCGGCCGCGAGGATTCTCCGCTTCCACCTTCTCTCTGTCTTTGTTACCTTGAAAGTTTGGGACGAATCATTGACGAGGATGATAAGCAGGAAGAACCTTGTAACACAGACACCTGTGACGCTCCAG AAAACTTTTCGTGGACACCTTGGCTTTCTTACTCGGCCTGCACTGCTACAAGTTGCGGTACGAGAGGTACTCAAGCACGCACAAGGAACTGCGTAAATGAAGGTGGTAACAAC GTGAGCGCGAGATTCTGTGAAGGCGAGTCAACCGAAGTCAGAATATGCAACGCTCCTCCAT GTCTGCCAACTGTTGCCTATTGGGGGCAGTGGTCAACATATACGCCTTGTTCGTTTATCTGCGGGTCAAACGGAACACAAACGCGCAAACGAGATTGTTTAGTCGGCGAAACAGTG GCAAGCGCAAGTCTTTGCGATAGAAATCAAGTGGGTGACATTTCGGAAGAAAGTCGAACCTGCCCCGGATCTCCTTGCCCTGCTTGGCGGGTATGGAGTTCGTACGGCGCGTGCTCAGTCACTTGTGGAGAGGGAACACAATCAAGGACCCGACGATGTATTGACCCcgcaattaaccaagaa TTAAACCCAAGTTCATGCGAAGGACTTTCGACAGAAAGACGAACTTGTAGGGGACGACCTT GTCTACCTACTGGTGCCAACTGGGGACAATGGTCGTTGTTTACTGTTTGTTCGGTCACTTGCGGGCCTGGAGGAACTCAAACGCGGGAAAGAGTTTGTTCCATCAACGGGCAAAATATT GTTAGGCCAAGTCTATGCCCTGGGATTCCATCTCAAGATCGCAGTTGCAATGGACCACCCT GTGGGCCAGCCGCCGCCTGGGGCCAGTGGGGGCCATACAGTACCTGCTCAGTGACTTGCGGACGTGGGACTCAAATTCGTACTCGACAATGCATTGATCCATCCACTGGTAGAGCG tTAAATCCGATCAACTGTGATCGTGACGGACGCTCGGGATCTCTTCCCTGTGTATTTCCGCCTTGCAGCATCGTCCAAAAGCGTTACTCACCGTGGACACCTTGGGGTTTATGCACCCGGACATGTGGTCCCGATGCCACGCGCATCAGACACAG gtgCGTTCTGACGAGCGCAAACAGATGCGGAGAAGTCGAACGAGAAGTCGAAAGTTGTCAGGACGTTGCCTTGTTCTGTTTCGAGTGA
- the LOC143468015 gene encoding properdin-like isoform X2, producing MIRFGQTEDCWKDILIRFLEPSSALLPFVRRCIDDYAVDVRRNDDVLQHTLQLARKRRQAVSDIGENGYSSCLGGSVIHEEMERDDLDFDRLADFIRLHTANQTCRTTENIPDRSWPSRFVVLTRTDSNLRRSLRVCGQRFFPQDFPSPRPPGRSGQDDASWAVWAVWSSCSSTCGGGIRDRERMCLYRGREDSPLPPSLCLCYLESLGRIIDEDDKQEEPCNTDTCDAPENFSWTPWLSYSACTATSCGTRGTQARTRNCVNEGGNNVSARFCEGESTEVRICNAPPCLPTVAYWGQWSTYTPCSFICGSNGTQTRKRDCLVGETVASASLCDRNQVGDISEESRTCPGSPCPAWRVWSSYGACSVTCGEGTQSRTRRCIDPAINQELNPSSCEGLSTERRTCRGRPCLPTGANWGQWSLFTVCSVTCGPGGTQTRERVCSINGQNIVRPSLCPGIPSQDRSCNGPPCGPAAAWGQWGPYSTCSVTCGRGTQIRTRQCIDPSTGRALNPINCDRDGRSGSLPCVFPPCSIVQKRYSPWTPWGLCTRTCGPDATRIRHRCVLTSANRCGEVEREVESCQDVALFCFE from the exons ATGATCAGGTTTGGGCAGACCGAAGATTGTTGGAAAGACATTCTTATTCGCTTCCTTGAGCCTTCGTCAGCTCTTCTTCCATTCGTTCGACGATGCATCGATGATTACGCTGTAGATGTGAGAAGGAATGATG acGTCCTACAGCACACGTTGCAGCTTGCTCGAAAGCGCCGTCAAGCGGTGAGTGATATTGGAGAAAATGGTTACTCGTCTTGCTTGGGCGGTTCCGTTATTCATGAGGAAATGGAACGGGACGACCTTGACTTTGACCGACTGGCGGATTTCATTCGTCTTCATACCGCGAATCA gacATGCCGTACCACTGAGAATATCCCTGACCGCAGCTGGCCCAGCAGGTTTGTCGTCCTCACAAGAACCGACTCAAACTTGAGACGGTCTTTAAGGGTGTGTGGGCAAAGGTTTTTCCCCCAAG ATTTTCCTTCTCCTAGGCCACCTGGCCGTTCAGGACAGGACGACGCTTCATGGGCGGTCTGGGCGGTGTGGAGCTCTTGCTCCTCTACTTGCGGGGGAGGGATCAGGGACCGGGAGCGTATGTGTCTTTATCGCGGCCGCGAGGATTCTCCGCTTCCACCTTCTCTCTGTCTTTGTTACCTTGAAAGTTTGGGACGAATCATTGACGAGGATGATAAGCAGGAAGAACCTTGTAACACAGACACCTGTGACGCTCCAG AAAACTTTTCGTGGACACCTTGGCTTTCTTACTCGGCCTGCACTGCTACAAGTTGCGGTACGAGAGGTACTCAAGCACGCACAAGGAACTGCGTAAATGAAGGTGGTAACAAC GTGAGCGCGAGATTCTGTGAAGGCGAGTCAACCGAAGTCAGAATATGCAACGCTCCTCCAT GTCTGCCAACTGTTGCCTATTGGGGGCAGTGGTCAACATATACGCCTTGTTCGTTTATCTGCGGGTCAAACGGAACACAAACGCGCAAACGAGATTGTTTAGTCGGCGAAACAGTG GCAAGCGCAAGTCTTTGCGATAGAAATCAAGTGGGTGACATTTCGGAAGAAAGTCGAACCTGCCCCGGATCTCCTTGCCCTGCTTGGCGGGTATGGAGTTCGTACGGCGCGTGCTCAGTCACTTGTGGAGAGGGAACACAATCAAGGACCCGACGATGTATTGACCCcgcaattaaccaagaa TTAAACCCAAGTTCATGCGAAGGACTTTCGACAGAAAGACGAACTTGTAGGGGACGACCTT GTCTACCTACTGGTGCCAACTGGGGACAATGGTCGTTGTTTACTGTTTGTTCGGTCACTTGCGGGCCTGGAGGAACTCAAACGCGGGAAAGAGTTTGTTCCATCAACGGGCAAAATATT GTTAGGCCAAGTCTATGCCCTGGGATTCCATCTCAAGATCGCAGTTGCAATGGACCACCCT GTGGGCCAGCCGCCGCCTGGGGCCAGTGGGGGCCATACAGTACCTGCTCAGTGACTTGCGGACGTGGGACTCAAATTCGTACTCGACAATGCATTGATCCATCCACTGGTAGAGCG tTAAATCCGATCAACTGTGATCGTGACGGACGCTCGGGATCTCTTCCCTGTGTATTTCCGCCTTGCAGCATCGTCCAAAAGCGTTACTCACCGTGGACACCTTGGGGTTTATGCACCCGGACATGTGGTCCCGATGCCACGCGCATCAGACACAG gtgCGTTCTGACGAGCGCAAACAGATGCGGAGAAGTCGAACGAGAAGTCGAAAGTTGTCAGGACGTTGCCTTGTTCTGTTTCGAGTGA
- the LOC143468088 gene encoding uncharacterized protein LOC143468088 has product MEVLNLVDITDQNRPKINLENLKEVLCHPDARDRPVAIYSVAGPAKSGKSFLINLFLHYLCKGNTLIEGSEAYQDTLDTTFVSGDGVRSTTKGIYITQTPIVLKTETKKCFEVAVFLMDVQGMFDLQQNSEVEKVLYGFSLLLSSVQFFNIRNNVDANHVATTNGCAELVGFAVEDRNGGELLQRVCFLVRDWEFNAYQLGRLGGECYYKETVMSDANEQVTSLPESFCEGVSCFLLPPPEREVRQGYQMMSISLIGRDFLQNAQDLCVEEFASEHIKPRKVNKAILSGEQLFVLAQTYVHAVNDSDGVLNAHLSETRGNITMKNSILPQCMRMYWIEINREISNCGYSRSIKDLLLTLNEQHKICVESTLKKYDEMEKPEPSGCHQKWRAKLVDFLEICRREVEKFTEAYKEFRVIIENLKENLPSGYGFNMDTTLKEDVENKKQNAAMEIMNRIPNRFHRQFFKLLQKFADNALQNMISKSQTTRIAAGVAVGGTAGIASCAALAAVVAPVVKYIIAAKVTASGAAAHGFGAAIGIGGASGAIVGGGAAAAAYSGKTEHLDIMTLKEEAELYVVLSDGITQIRFPRQLDDE; this is encoded by the exons atggAAGTGCTTAACCTAGTTGATATCACTGACCAGAATCGACCGAAGATTAACTTGGAAAACTTGAAAGAAGTTTTGTGTCATCCAGATGCTCGAGACAGACCGGTAGCGATCTATTCAGTTGCTGGTCCAGCCAAATCGGGAAAGTCTTTTCTGATAAATCTCTTCCTGCATTACCTTTGTAAAGGCAAC ACTTTAATCGAAGGATCCGAAGCATACCAAGATACCCTTGACACGACTTTTGTTTCCGGAGATGGGGTACGCTCAACGACCAAGGGGATTTACATCACTCAAACtccaattgttttaaaaacagaaacaaaaaaatgttttgag GTTGCTGTATTCCTCATGGACGTTCAGGGAATGTttgatttgcagcaaaactCTGAAGTGGAAAAAGTTCTTTATGGTTTCAGCTTGTTGTTGAGTTCAGTTCAGTTCTTCAACATCCGAAACAATGTTGACGCCAATCATGTTGCAACCACAAAC GGATGCGCTGAGTTGGTGGGATTTGCAGTTGAAGACAGAAACGGAGGTGAATTACTTCAG CGCGTATGCTTTCTCGTGCGAGACTGGGAGTTTAACGCTTACCAGCTTGGAAGGTTGGGCGGGGAATGCTATTACAAAGAAACGGTAATGAGTGATGCAAACGAACAAGTGACATCTTTGCCGGAGTCATTCTGTGAAGGAGTGTCTTGCTTTCTGCTGCCACCTCCTGAACGCGAAGTTCGACAGGGATATCAAATGATGTCTATAAGTT TAATTGGACGAGATTTCTTACAAAACGCACAAGATTTGTGTGTGGAAGAGTTTGCATCAGAACATATCAAACCGAGGAAAGTGAACAAGGCAATACTAAGTGGCGAACAGTTGTTTGTTTTGGCCCAGACTTACGTTCATGCTGTCAATGACAGTGATGGTGTCCTGAATGCACATTTATCAGAG accAGAGGTAACATTACCATGAAAAACTCCATACTGCCCCAATGCATGAGAATGTACTGGATAGAGATTAATAGAGAAATCAGC aaCTGTGGTTATTCACGCTCGATCAAAGACCTGCTGTTGACACTGAACGAGCAGCACAAGATCTGTGTAGAAAGTACTTTGAAGAAATATGATGAAATGGAAAAGCCAGAACCGTCAGGATGTCATCAAAAATGGAGAGCAAAATTAGTGGATTTTCTAGAAATATGCAGGCGGGAAGTTGAG aaaTTCACTGAAGCCTACAAAGAATTTCGCGTgattattgaaaatttaaaggAGAATCTACCATCG GGGTATGGATTCAACATGGACACAACGCTTAAAGAGGatgttgaaaacaaaaaacaaaatgccgCTATGGAAATTATGAACAGAATACCGAACAGATTTCATCGTCAATTCTTCAAATTACTTCAAAAATTCGCTGACAACGCTCTCCAAAACATGATCTCAAAGAGCCAGACAACTCGGATTGCGGCAGGTGTAGCTGTCGGCGGAACAGCTGGCATTGCAAGTTGTGCGGCTTTGGCGGCTGTGGTTGCTCCTGTGGTGAAATATATAATTGCTGCAAAAGTAACAGCGTCTGGAGCAGCCGCACATGGTTTTGGAGCAGCAATCGGCATCGGAGGAGCCAGCGGAGCAATCGTTGGAGGTGGTGCTGCAGCAGCCGCATACTCCGGAAAAACAGAGCATTTGGATATAATGACTTTAAAAGAGGAGGCGGAGCTTTATGTTGTTCTTTCAGACGGAATTACGCAAATCCGATTTCCAAGACAGTTGGATGACGAATGA
- the LOC143468109 gene encoding uncharacterized protein LOC143468109 has protein sequence MESNYPGGMQVDDVMKAISDLILQELKSMRQDIKMDIFKMQENMEDMCLKLLAESRKAETMNNNGQVEKTLQPMSVQSDTDICVQEVYSEKTSVIPHLEAIKVKSLLPLCKETFLTESDDTITPMLTNIVPQPENEGNTPCKDKIVDSETSDENTSHVEHNRLAKQLSIFPHLEEDCLSLQDWEVSQFEPGYTISQSEKEGIATYEEKIVHSENINERIPHVDCKVSPIWQTETAGTIASLSHNIILQSENEANATVEDEIVDSENLTERNSPVEYNISAKELSDKNTTNGESNKVECSPTIVKNDKRKHFCCTVCDKSFTKKSSMTRHSKTHTGLRLYQCEICCKSFPRNNTLKHHMKVHTEERPYQCKVCFKTFSYNSNLKRHMKAHNGERPFQCEICYKSFSQSNNLRTHMNIHTGEHPYQCEVCSKSFSQSNHLHAHMKVHTGERPHQCEICFKSFSRNTNLRIHMKVHTGERPYQCEVCFKSFSYSSNLKRHMKVHTGERPHQCKVVYSKASFFLILKLLMKELCRFRIGRLGILRIGRCCLGRDFGQG, from the exons ATGGAGTCTAATTATCCAGGCGGTATGCAAGTTGACGACGTTAtgaaagcaatcagtgatctgattttacaagaattaaaatcaatgaGGCAAGATATAAAGAtggatatttttaaaatgcaagaaaacatggAAGACATGTGTTTAAAGCTTCTTGCAGAATCAAGGAAAGctgaaaccatgaacaatAACGGGCAAGTTGAGAAAACATTGCAACCGATGAGTGTACAGTCTGATACTGACATTTGTGTTCAAGAAGTTTATTCAGAAAAAACATCAGTAATTCCTCATCTTGAAGCTATTaaagtaaaaagtttgttGCCGCTGTGTAAAGAGACTTTCTTGACTGAGTCTGATGACACAATCACTCCCATGTTAACTAATATTGTTCCTCAGCCAGAGAATGAGGGAAATACCCCATGTAAGGACAAAATTGTTGATTCTGAAACCTCTGATGAAAACACATCACACGTGGAACATAACAGATTAGCTAAGCAGTTATCTATTTTTCCTCATCTTGAAGAAGACTGTTTATCACTGCAGGATTGGGAGGTTTCACAATTTGAGCCTGGATACACAATTTCTCAATCAGAGAAGGAAGGAATTGCTACATATGAGGAAAAGATCGTGCATTCTGAAAACATAAATGAAAGGATACCACATGTAGATTGCAAAGTTTCACCTATTTGGCAGACTGAGACTGCTGGAACAATTGCTTCCTTGTCACATAACATTATCCTACAGTCGGAGAATGAAGCAAATGCCACAGTTGAAGACGAAATTGTTGATTCTGAAAACTTAACTGAAAGAAACTCACCTGTTGAATATAACATATCAGCTAAGGAACTTTCTGATAAAAACACAACGAATGGTGAAAGCAATAAGGTGGAGTGTTCTCCGacaattgttaaaaatgacaaaagaaagcatttttgttgcactgtttgtgataaatcctttacaaaaaaatcaagCATGACAAGACATTCAAAGACTCACACAGGCTTAAGATTATATCAGTGtgaaatttgttgcaaatcatttccACGAAACAACACTTTGAAgcatcatatgaaagtccacactgaagagcgcccttatcaatgcaaggtttgtttcAAGACATTTTCATACAACAGCAATTTaaagcgtcatatgaaagccCACAATGGAGAGCGCCCTTTTCAGTGCGAGATTTGTTAcaaatcattttcgcaaaGTAACAATTTGCGTACTCATATGAAcatccatactggagagcaCCCATATCAATGTGAGGTTTGttccaaatcattttcacaaagtAACCATTTGCACgctcatatgaaagtccacactggagagcgccctcaTCAATGTGAgatttgtttcaaatcattttcacgaaacacCAATTTGCGAAtacatatgaaagtccacactggagagcgcccttatcaatgcgaggtttgtttcaaatcattttcatacaGCAGCAATTTaaagcgtcatatgaaagtccacactggagagcgccctcatcaatgcaag GTAGTTTATTCGAAGGCCTCTTTTTTCCTTATCTTGAAGCTATTGATGAAGGAGCTCTGTCGTTTCAGGATTGGAAGACTTGGTATTTTGAGGATCGGGAG gTGCTGCTTGGGTAGGGATTTTGGCCAAGGCTAA